The Zea mays cultivar B73 chromosome 7, Zm-B73-REFERENCE-NAM-5.0, whole genome shotgun sequence DNA segment TAGCGGATCCGTTCTCTCTTAGCTAGTTTTATCTGTTAATTATTAGTTTTAGAGGTTTGAAAATATGGTCTAAATCTACTAGAAAGTGCAGACTAGTCTTATGTTACAAAGCTTTAATCATCTTTTTTTTATATATCCACGTCGGGCTGAGGTCGCCGGCGGGGTCGGCCCGGCCGAGAGTGAGAATTCCAAATGTATCATATAATACGCCCTAGTTTCTCAAGCAGAATCAACGAGGATATCCTCATATCCCCTCCATTCTTCCCTCATAGTATTTATctacacaacaacaacaacaacaacaacaaaaaacaCACACAAAGAAAAGAAAGTGACCACCACACCAGACGGAATATGATATTCCGATTCCGATTCTTCTGGCCTGAACATTGCGTTGTCCGGTTGCGCACACCAGTACCACCCTCTCCGTCGAGAGCGACAGGCAGGCCGCCGATGCATCGACGGCGGCGAATATTCAGAGCTCGCGGCCCCGCCTCGTTCGTCCGTCCATCCATCCACCCAAGGACGATTCCAAAAGTCTTCGTCTCTGTCGCTGTGCACTGCCGCCTTTCCTCCGCCTGCGAGTAATTAAAGAACAAGAGGGGGGATTTCACGGGGATCCGTCCTCTGATCTGGGTGCGTCTTTGGTCCGCCATGCAGGGAGGGGACCGGCACGTTCGTACGGTCCAGCGACAGCGACAGCGACGGCGAGCTCGAGTTGGAATCCTGCCAAGAAACTGTTTCGCATTGTCAGCACTCAGCAGCGAGCTAGTAGTATTAACAATGCTGATCAAGGACCGGTGAGACGCTAACGAATGGACCGAGCCAGTGACTGACGGAGGAGGAAGAAGAGAAATGCCTCGAGATTATCCTCCCCCGGCTTATGTATACAAGCATTACTCTCTGACCGGCAGCGACAGGGATGGCATGGCTTCCGTGCTCGTGCTCCGTCAGCTCAGAGCCCAGATaattcctttttcttcttctgtaTATCTATATTATCTCTGTAAAAAAGAAGAGAAACCGGCTTCTGTTGCTTTATCCAAACACTACTGGTAGACGGTACAGTAGAGAGCTAGAGATTTTTTTTTACGTGCTGTTGATGATGGTGAACAGCAGAGGAGCAGGAGCAACCCTCTTGGTTGGTTGTTCAATGGTGGAATCGGGTTCTTTTCTTATTGAGATCTCTTTCTTCTTTGCTGCTCTTTCAGTTAGATAGACCTGAACGATACGTGCAGATGCTAATTAGGAAGTGTTTGAATGTAttaaagctaatagttagttagctaaaaattACTTATAAAATTAGCGAGCTAACAAATAGCTAGTTAACTATTAaataatttaataaaaatagctgGTAATTAAACTAATAGTTAGAATGTTTAAATGTCTtaaactaattttagccactaaataTTATCTCTAGTTCATTCAAAAAAACCTCTTACCAACCACATTACAGCCTGAGTAGCATGTACTCCTGCAACGATTCAACTTTTCAACCGGACTGTTCGTTCCGAGACGAACAGCGGAAGCAACATTTTGTTCAACGGCAACAAGAAGGCGAAGATGGTAATCGTCTAATCGACAACAACGGGTATGGGTGAACTCTCTCGGGGCGAAAACTGTAGCTCTGCCCCCAGAGCATGGATTAACAAGCCGCAAAACTGTAGCTAGTATCTCTTTCTCTTTGGGATGTACAAACCCGACGACGAAGCACCATCAGTTCTGATCTCGAGCGCTCAAGGCCCGCTCTCATCTCATCCCATCTcactgtatgtatgtatgtatgtgtaCAGACAGCTACACTACACTCAATTCCCCTCCCGATTCCTGAAGCTGCAACTGGTGGCCTCCGCCATGGCCCATGGCGATCCCCACCATGCCAAGAAACCTCCCTCCCCTCTCTAAACAGTGAACACACATTGGtggcgcagcagcagcagcagcagcctctTCATCATTTCCAGCCATAGCTCTCGGACCGGCCGTCTTCCTCCTCGCAGCTGGCGGTGGCGGCGGACGAGACGGCGGCCACCGAGGTGGACAGGTGGTGGAGGGGGCCGTGGGGAGATCCAGACTGAGGGCTGCCTTGCTCCTGGGGAATCCACAGCCCTCCCACGAGCACGATCGGCTGGCGCACCACGCCGGATCCAGGCGCCCTGCGGTTGTGCAGCCGGTATTTCTGAATAAACATCGGAATTAGAGAATCCATTTCAGCAACCATCAAAACAACAGATATTCGTGACTTCCTGAGATGGATGAATGGAATGCCAAGTGGACTGAGCTGCTGCTGGATCGCTAACCTGAAGATGGCTTTTCACTTCGTCGTTTGTCAGCCCATCCACCTTCATCAGCTCCCTGATTTGCTTCGGCGTGGCAACTGCAGGCATGGCGTAGCATGAATGAACTCAATGTTTCTTTCTAATATAATATGGAAGGCAGCTAGCAACTAGGTAAGATTGGACGTGTGTGTTGGTGGCCCAAAACTGGCAAGAAATTCTGGTGAACTGGCATCCGAAGAACAAGGCAAGGCTCACCTTGGGGGCCACCGAGCTGATCCAAGGCGGCGACGAACTTGCGATGCAGCTCCGTCGACCAGCAACGCCGAGCCTTccttgcctgctgctgctgctgctgctgctgctgcgactGGAGCCCAAGCGCAGGGGCAGACGGCGCCATGGCAGCCGCCCTGGCCGCAGCTTGCGCAAATCCCACAACCTGGCGACGGCTCTCCTCGGCGCCGGCGTCCGCAGGAGGCATGGTCGCCGGCGGCGACAGCAAGGACGACAGATCCGGCACCCCGACGCGCGCAGCCGCAGCCTTGTCGTCCGTTCTCAAGAAGAGCGGCGCGAACGCCGGCGCGCCAGAGCCCACATCAGCCTTGAACGGTAAGAGAGCGCCGCGGGACCTGGCCTCCGGCGAGCACCGCCCCTTGTCTTGCTTCTGCGATCGCAAAGCTCCAAAACTTTTAGGCCCACCGACGAATCGAGCACCCGACAGCACCCCCACAGATCCTGTGCTGACTGAGCATTCAAGCAGCTGCACCAGCGATCGAATCGTGCCGTACCTCTGATTCCGCGTCCTCCCGCCCGGAATCGCCCGTCCAGAGCTGCGCCGTGCTCATCCACTTGCTCTTGTCCGCGGTGGCGCcgtccgcctcctcctcctcatcatcagcTGCCGCAGACGCCAGCCTGCGATCactcctcctcctcgtcgtcgtcttcttcttccccgccTCCTCCTTCATGACATCAATTACTGCGCACACGCCACCGCATCGCCGCATAAAAAAAACCGCTCCCCAAAATGGAAAGAAGCAGAAGGTATCCCAAATGAATCACAGGTGGGAAAAATAAAAAAGAGAGAGACAGAAGAGAGGAGAAGAGGTAGGTGCGCTCACCGTCGGCGA contains these protein-coding regions:
- the LOC100282329 gene encoding uncharacterized protein LOC100282329, whose product is MGLDVMEIGMGADLSLDLRHFASKAVRQSKDDTPAPDMDACIRRLEEERGKIEMFKRDLPLCARLLADVIDVMKEEAGKKKTTTRRRSDRRLASAAADDEEEEADGATADKSKWMSTAQLWTGDSGREDAESEKQDKGRCSPEARSRGALLPFKADVGSGAPAFAPLFLRTDDKAAAARVGVPDLSSLLSPPATMPPADAGAEESRRQVVGFAQAAARAAAMAPSAPALGLQSQQQQQQQQQARKARRCWSTELHRKFVAALDQLGGPQVATPKQIRELMKVDGLTNDEVKSHLQKYRLHNRRAPGSGVVRQPIVLVGGLWIPQEQGSPQSGSPHGPLHHLSTSVAAVSSAATASCEEEDGRSESYGWK